One Anoplopoma fimbria isolate UVic2021 breed Golden Eagle Sablefish chromosome 21, Afim_UVic_2022, whole genome shotgun sequence DNA segment encodes these proteins:
- the ralaa gene encoding ras-related protein Ral-A, with product MAAAKPKGQNSLALHKVIMVGSGGVGKSALTLQFMYDEFVEDYEPTKADSYRKKVVLDGEEVQIDILDTAGQEDYAAIRDNYFRSGEGFLCVFSITELESFAATVDFREQILRVKEDENVPFLLVGNKSDLDDRRQVSADEAKARAEQWGVCYVETSAKTRANVDKVFFDLMREIRARKMEDSKEKNGKKKSKSLAKRIRERCCIL from the exons ATGGCAGCTGCTAAGCCAAAAGGGCAGAACTCTCTAGCCCTCCACAAAGTGATAATGGTGGGCAGCGGAGGGGTGGGGAAGTCCGCCCTCACGCTCCAGTTCATGTATGATGAG TTTGTTGAAGACTATGAGCCCACCAAAGCAGACAGTTACAGGAAGAAGGTGGTGCTGGACGGAGAGGAGGTGCAGATTGACATCCTCGACACAGCTGGACAGGAGGACTATGCAGCCATCCGAGATAACTACTTCCGCAGCGGCGAAGGTTTCCTCTGCGTGTTCTCCATCACAGAACTGGAATCATTTGCAGCAACAGTCGACTTCAG GGAGCAGATCCTGCGAGTGAAGGAGGACGAGAATGTGCCCTTTCTCTTAGTCGGTAACAAGTCGGATTTGGACGACCGACGGCAGGTCAGCGCAGACGAGGCGAAGGCACGCGCCGAGCAGTGGGGCGTGTGCTACGTGGAGACTTCCGCTAAAACACGTGCCAACGTCGACAAG gtgtTCTTTGACCTGATGAGGGAGATCCGGGCGAGGAAAATGGAGGACAGCAAAGAGAAGAACGggaagaagaaaagtaaaagtttggCCAAGAGAATTCGAGAGAGATGCTGTATTTTATAG